The Sebastes umbrosus isolate fSebUmb1 chromosome 4, fSebUmb1.pri, whole genome shotgun sequence genome has a window encoding:
- the LOC119486906 gene encoding gastrula zinc finger protein XlCGF57.1-like isoform X5, whose amino-acid sequence MSAVQKLREFVNERLTAAAEEIFRVYETTIVEYEEEIDRQRRLLDVVWKPEIKLNRLKLPQQHVCKEGEEEEEEEEVLADQQLCIQERNSSLDQEDPEPPQIKEEQEELCTSEEGEQLVLKQETDAFMLTPTNEESDHSEDHTLDLRITKIQSAFEEKPLSYISDHSEDQTLDLSITETQSVVEEKPLSHNSVKSSVVSEPNSDQQLLSHNSHEAESQDQKGGKPGDSGSTRNAESKQQNQHHNSNSHTNNICSPTMSKIHSNTHTGEKTFKCDTCEKAFKNKSQLEAHLIIHTGERPYSCKTCGKDFTRYTTLSAHMRIHTGEKPYTCKTCGKAFTRNNSLSAHMRTHTGEKPYLCKACGKRFWEAIVLTRHMKIHTGEKPYTCKTCGKDFRWLGNLKDHVKIHTGEKPYTCKTCGKAFPRNNSLSAHMRTHTGEKPYTCKTCGKAFTRNNSLSAHMRTHTGEKPYLCKACGKRFWEAMVLMRHMKIHTGEKPYTCKTCGKDFKFNNVLKVHMRTHTGEKPFNT is encoded by the exons ATGTCTGCAGTTCAGAAGTTGAGAGAGTTTGTCAACGAGCgactaactgctgctgctgaagagatATTCAGAGTTTATGAAACAACTATCGTCGAGTACGAGGAAGAGATTGATCGTCAGCGCAGACTGCTGGATGTCGTTTGGAAACCTGAAATAAAGTTAAACAGACTAA agctcccacagcaacatgtctgtaaggagggggaggaggaggaggaggaggaggaggttctcgctgaccagcagctctgtaTTCAGGAGAGGAACTCCAGTCTGGACCAAGAGGACCCAGAGCCTCCacagattaaagaggaacaggaggaactctgcaccagtgaggagggagagcagcttgtACTGAAGCAGGAGACTGATGCCTTTATGTTGACTCCTACTAATGAGGAAAGTGACCACAGTGAAGATCATACTCTGGACTTGAGAATCACAAAAATTCAGAGTGCATTTGAGGAAAAGcctttaagctacatttcaGACCACAGTGAAGATCAGACTCTGGACTTGAGCATCACTGAAACTCAGAGTGTGGTGGAGGAAAAGCCTTTAAGCCACAATTCAGTTAAAAGCTCTGTAGTATCAGAACCAAACAGtgaccagcagctcctctctcacAACTCCCATGAAGCTGAGAGCCAAGATCAGAAAGGAGGCAAGCCTGGAGACTCAGGATCAACTAGAAATGCAGAGTCAAAACAACAGAACCAACATCACAACAGCAACAGTCACACTAACAATATATGTAGCCCTACTATGTCAAAGATTCACTCTAATactcacacaggtgagaagaCTTTCAAATGTGACACGTGTGAGAAAGCTTTTAAGAATAAATCACAATTAGAGGCACATCTGATAATACACACAGGTGAGAGGCCATAttcttgcaaaacatgtgggaaagatttCACTCGTTACACTACATTGAGTGCccacatgagaatccacacag gtgagaagccgtatacttgcaaaacatgtgggaaagctTTCACTCGTAACAATTCATTGAGTGCCCACATgagaacccacacaggtgagaagccttATCTTTGCAAAGCCTGTGGGAAAAGATTCTGGGAAGCTATAGTATTGACGAGGCATATGAaaatccacacaggtgagaagccgtatacttgcaaaacatgtgggaaagatttCAGATGGCTCGGTAACTTGAAAGACCACGTGAaaatccacacaggtgagaagccgtatacttgcaaaacatgtgggaaagctTTCCCTCGTAACAATTCATTGAGTGCCCACATgagaacccacacaggtgagaagccgtatacttgcaaaacatgtgggaaagctTTCACTCGTAACAATTCATTGAGTGCCCACATgagaacccacacaggtgagaagccttATCTTTGCAAAGCCTGCGGGAAAAGATTCTGGGAAGCTATGGTATTGATGAGGCATATGAaaatccacacaggtgagaagccgtatacttgcaaaacatgtgggaaagattttaaatttaataatgttttgaaagtccacatgagaacccacacaggtgagaagccgtttaatacttga
- the LOC119486906 gene encoding gastrula zinc finger protein XlCGF57.1-like isoform X2, which translates to MSAVQKLREFVNERLTAAAEEIFRVYETTIVEYEEEIDRQRRLLDVVWKPEIKLNRLKLPQQHVCKEGEEEEEEEEVLADQQLCIQERNSSLDQEDPEPPQIKEEQEELCTSEEGEQLVLKQETDAFMLTPTNEESDHSEDHTLDLRITKIQSAFEEKPLSYISDHSEDQTLDLSITETQSVVEEKPLSHNSVKSSVVSEPNSDQQLLSHNSHEAESQDQKGGKPGDSGSTRNAESKQQNQHHNSNSHTNNICSPTMSKIHSNTHTGEKTFKCDTCEKAFKNKSQLEAHLIIHTGERPYSCKTCGKDFTRYTTLSAHMRIHTGAKLYTCKTCGKDFKINSHLKVHMRTHTSEKPYTCKTCEKAFTCNSSLSAHMRIHTGEKPYLCKTCGKRFCEATKLTRHMKIHTGEKPYTCKTCGKDFRWLGNLKGHVKIHTGEKPYTCKTCGKAFPRNNSLSAHMRIHTGEKPYTCKTCGKAFTRNNSLSAHMRTHTGEKPYTCKTCGKAFPRNNSLSAHMRTHTGEKPYTCKTCGKAFTRNNSLSAHMRTHTGEKPYLCKACGKRFWEAMVLMRHMKIHTGEKPYTCKTCGKDFKFNNVLKVHMRTHTGEKPFNT; encoded by the exons ATGTCTGCAGTTCAGAAGTTGAGAGAGTTTGTCAACGAGCgactaactgctgctgctgaagagatATTCAGAGTTTATGAAACAACTATCGTCGAGTACGAGGAAGAGATTGATCGTCAGCGCAGACTGCTGGATGTCGTTTGGAAACCTGAAATAAAGTTAAACAGACTAA agctcccacagcaacatgtctgtaaggagggggaggaggaggaggaggaggaggaggttctcgctgaccagcagctctgtaTTCAGGAGAGGAACTCCAGTCTGGACCAAGAGGACCCAGAGCCTCCacagattaaagaggaacaggaggaactctgcaccagtgaggagggagagcagcttgtACTGAAGCAGGAGACTGATGCCTTTATGTTGACTCCTACTAATGAGGAAAGTGACCACAGTGAAGATCATACTCTGGACTTGAGAATCACAAAAATTCAGAGTGCATTTGAGGAAAAGcctttaagctacatttcaGACCACAGTGAAGATCAGACTCTGGACTTGAGCATCACTGAAACTCAGAGTGTGGTGGAGGAAAAGCCTTTAAGCCACAATTCAGTTAAAAGCTCTGTAGTATCAGAACCAAACAGtgaccagcagctcctctctcacAACTCCCATGAAGCTGAGAGCCAAGATCAGAAAGGAGGCAAGCCTGGAGACTCAGGATCAACTAGAAATGCAGAGTCAAAACAACAGAACCAACATCACAACAGCAACAGTCACACTAACAATATATGTAGCCCTACTATGTCAAAGATTCACTCTAATactcacacaggtgagaagaCTTTCAAATGTGACACGTGTGAGAAAGCTTTTAAGAATAAATCACAATTAGAGGCACATCTGATAATACACACAGGTGAGAGGCCATAttcttgcaaaacatgtgggaaagatttCACTCGTTACACTACATTGAGTGCccacatgagaatccacacaggtgCAAAGCTGTAtacatgcaaaacatgtgggaaagatttCAAAATTAACAGTCACTTGAAAGTCCACATGAGAACTCACACAAGTGAGAAGCCATatacttgcaaaacatgtgagaAAGCGTTCACTTGTAACAGTTCATTGAGTGCccacatgagaatccacacaggtgagaagccgtacCTTTGTAAAACCTGCGGGAAAAGATTCTGTGAAGCTACAAAATTGACAAGGCATATGAaaatccacacaggtgagaagccgtatacttgcaaaacatgtgggaaagatttCAGATGGCTCGGTAACTTGAAAGGCCACGTGAaaatccacacaggtgagaagccgtatacttgcaaaacatgtgggaaagctTTCCCTCGTAACAATTCATTGAGTGCccacatgagaatccacacaggtgagaagccgtatacttgcaaaacatgtgggaaagctTTCACTCGTAACAATTCATTGAGTGCCCACATgagaacccacacag gtgagaagccgtatacttgcaaaacatgtgggaaagctTTCCCTCGTAACAATTCATTGAGTGCCCACATgagaacccacacaggtgagaagccgtatacttgcaaaacatgtgggaaagctTTCACTCGTAACAATTCATTGAGTGCCCACATgagaacccacacaggtgagaagccttATCTTTGCAAAGCCTGCGGGAAAAGATTCTGGGAAGCTATGGTATTGATGAGGCATATGAaaatccacacaggtgagaagccgtatacttgcaaaacatgtgggaaagattttaaatttaataatgttttgaaagtccacatgagaacccacacaggtgagaagccgtttaatacttga
- the LOC119486906 gene encoding gastrula zinc finger protein XlCGF57.1-like isoform X4, whose translation MSAVQKLREFVNERLTAAAEEIFRVYETTIVEYEEEIDRQRRLLDVVWKPEIKLNRLKLPQQHVCKEGEEEEEEEEVLADQQLCIQERNSSLDQEDPEPPQIKEEQEELCTSEEGEQLVLKQETDAFMLTPTNEESDHSEDHTLDLRITKIQSAFEEKPLSYISDHSEDQTLDLSITETQSVVEEKPLSHNSVKSSVVSEPNSDQQLLSHNSHEAESQDQKGGKPGDSGSTRNAESKQQNQHHNSNSHTNNICSPTMSKIHSNTHTGEKTFKCDTCEKAFKNKSQLEAHLIIHTGERPYSCKTCGKDFTRYTTLSAHMRIHTGEKPYTCKTCGKAFPRNNSLSAHMRIHTGEKPYTCKTCGKAFTRNNSLSAHMRTHTGEKPYLCKACGKRFWEAIVLTRHMKIHTGEKPYTCKTCGKDFRWLGNLKDHVKIHTGEKPYTCKTCGKAFPRNNSLSAHMRTHTGEKPYTCKTCGKAFTRNNSLSAHMRTHTGEKPYLCKACGKRFWEAMVLMRHMKIHTGEKPYTCKTCGKDFKFNNVLKVHMRTHTGEKPFNT comes from the exons ATGTCTGCAGTTCAGAAGTTGAGAGAGTTTGTCAACGAGCgactaactgctgctgctgaagagatATTCAGAGTTTATGAAACAACTATCGTCGAGTACGAGGAAGAGATTGATCGTCAGCGCAGACTGCTGGATGTCGTTTGGAAACCTGAAATAAAGTTAAACAGACTAA agctcccacagcaacatgtctgtaaggagggggaggaggaggaggaggaggaggaggttctcgctgaccagcagctctgtaTTCAGGAGAGGAACTCCAGTCTGGACCAAGAGGACCCAGAGCCTCCacagattaaagaggaacaggaggaactctgcaccagtgaggagggagagcagcttgtACTGAAGCAGGAGACTGATGCCTTTATGTTGACTCCTACTAATGAGGAAAGTGACCACAGTGAAGATCATACTCTGGACTTGAGAATCACAAAAATTCAGAGTGCATTTGAGGAAAAGcctttaagctacatttcaGACCACAGTGAAGATCAGACTCTGGACTTGAGCATCACTGAAACTCAGAGTGTGGTGGAGGAAAAGCCTTTAAGCCACAATTCAGTTAAAAGCTCTGTAGTATCAGAACCAAACAGtgaccagcagctcctctctcacAACTCCCATGAAGCTGAGAGCCAAGATCAGAAAGGAGGCAAGCCTGGAGACTCAGGATCAACTAGAAATGCAGAGTCAAAACAACAGAACCAACATCACAACAGCAACAGTCACACTAACAATATATGTAGCCCTACTATGTCAAAGATTCACTCTAATactcacacaggtgagaagaCTTTCAAATGTGACACGTGTGAGAAAGCTTTTAAGAATAAATCACAATTAGAGGCACATCTGATAATACACACAGGTGAGAGGCCATAttcttgcaaaacatgtgggaaagatttCACTCGTTACACTACATTGAGTGCccacatgagaatccacacag gtgagaagccgtatacttgcaaaacatgtgggaaagctTTCCCTCGTAACAATTCATTGAGTGCccacatgagaatccacacaggtgagaagccgtatacttgcaaaacatgtgggaaagctTTCACTCGTAACAATTCATTGAGTGCCCACATgagaacccacacaggtgagaagccttATCTTTGCAAAGCCTGTGGGAAAAGATTCTGGGAAGCTATAGTATTGACGAGGCATATGAaaatccacacaggtgagaagccgtatacttgcaaaacatgtgggaaagatttCAGATGGCTCGGTAACTTGAAAGACCACGTGAaaatccacacaggtgagaagccgtatacttgcaaaacatgtgggaaagctTTCCCTCGTAACAATTCATTGAGTGCCCACATgagaacccacacaggtgagaagccgtatacttgcaaaacatgtgggaaagctTTCACTCGTAACAATTCATTGAGTGCCCACATgagaacccacacaggtgagaagccttATCTTTGCAAAGCCTGCGGGAAAAGATTCTGGGAAGCTATGGTATTGATGAGGCATATGAaaatccacacaggtgagaagccgtatacttgcaaaacatgtgggaaagattttaaatttaataatgttttgaaagtccacatgagaacccacacaggtgagaagccgtttaatacttga
- the LOC119486906 gene encoding gastrula zinc finger protein XlCGF57.1-like isoform X3 translates to MSAVQKLREFVNERLTAAAEEIFRVYETTIVEYEEEIDRQRRLLDVVWKPEIKLNRLKLPQQHVCKEGEEEEEEEEVLADQQLCIQERNSSLDQEDPEPPQIKEEQEELCTSEEGEQLVLKQETDAFMLTPTNEESDHSEDHTLDLRITKIQSAFEEKPLSYISDHSEDQTLDLSITETQSVVEEKPLSHNSVKSSVVSEPNSDQQLLSHNSHEAESQDQKGGKPGDSGSTRNAESKQQNQHHNSNSHTNNICSPTMSKIHSNTHTGEKTFKCDTCEKAFKNKSQLEAHLIIHTGERPYSCKTCGKDFTRYTTLSAHMRIHTGAKLYTCKTCGKDFKINSHLKVHMRTHTSEKPYTCKTCEKAFTCNSSLSAHMRIHTGEKPYLCKTCGKRFCEATKLTRHMKIHTGEKPYTCKTCGKAFTRNNSLSAHMRTHTGEKPYLCKACGKRFWEAIVLTRHMKIHTGEKPYTCKTCGKDFRWLGNLKDHVKIHTGEKPYTCKTCGKAFPRNNSLSAHMRTHTGEKPYTCKTCGKAFTRNNSLSAHMRTHTGEKPYLCKACGKRFWEAMVLMRHMKIHTGEKPYTCKTCGKDFKFNNVLKVHMRTHTGEKPFNT, encoded by the exons ATGTCTGCAGTTCAGAAGTTGAGAGAGTTTGTCAACGAGCgactaactgctgctgctgaagagatATTCAGAGTTTATGAAACAACTATCGTCGAGTACGAGGAAGAGATTGATCGTCAGCGCAGACTGCTGGATGTCGTTTGGAAACCTGAAATAAAGTTAAACAGACTAA agctcccacagcaacatgtctgtaaggagggggaggaggaggaggaggaggaggaggttctcgctgaccagcagctctgtaTTCAGGAGAGGAACTCCAGTCTGGACCAAGAGGACCCAGAGCCTCCacagattaaagaggaacaggaggaactctgcaccagtgaggagggagagcagcttgtACTGAAGCAGGAGACTGATGCCTTTATGTTGACTCCTACTAATGAGGAAAGTGACCACAGTGAAGATCATACTCTGGACTTGAGAATCACAAAAATTCAGAGTGCATTTGAGGAAAAGcctttaagctacatttcaGACCACAGTGAAGATCAGACTCTGGACTTGAGCATCACTGAAACTCAGAGTGTGGTGGAGGAAAAGCCTTTAAGCCACAATTCAGTTAAAAGCTCTGTAGTATCAGAACCAAACAGtgaccagcagctcctctctcacAACTCCCATGAAGCTGAGAGCCAAGATCAGAAAGGAGGCAAGCCTGGAGACTCAGGATCAACTAGAAATGCAGAGTCAAAACAACAGAACCAACATCACAACAGCAACAGTCACACTAACAATATATGTAGCCCTACTATGTCAAAGATTCACTCTAATactcacacaggtgagaagaCTTTCAAATGTGACACGTGTGAGAAAGCTTTTAAGAATAAATCACAATTAGAGGCACATCTGATAATACACACAGGTGAGAGGCCATAttcttgcaaaacatgtgggaaagatttCACTCGTTACACTACATTGAGTGCccacatgagaatccacacaggtgCAAAGCTGTAtacatgcaaaacatgtgggaaagatttCAAAATTAACAGTCACTTGAAAGTCCACATGAGAACTCACACAAGTGAGAAGCCATatacttgcaaaacatgtgagaAAGCGTTCACTTGTAACAGTTCATTGAGTGCccacatgagaatccacacaggtgagaagccgtacCTTTGTAAAACCTGCGGGAAAAGATTCTGTGAAGCTACAAAATTGACAAGGCATATGAaaatccacacag gtgagaagccgtatacttgcaaaacatgtgggaaagctTTCACTCGTAACAATTCATTGAGTGCCCACATgagaacccacacaggtgagaagccttATCTTTGCAAAGCCTGTGGGAAAAGATTCTGGGAAGCTATAGTATTGACGAGGCATATGAaaatccacacaggtgagaagccgtatacttgcaaaacatgtgggaaagatttCAGATGGCTCGGTAACTTGAAAGACCACGTGAaaatccacacaggtgagaagccgtatacttgcaaaacatgtgggaaagctTTCCCTCGTAACAATTCATTGAGTGCCCACATgagaacccacacaggtgagaagccgtatacttgcaaaacatgtgggaaagctTTCACTCGTAACAATTCATTGAGTGCCCACATgagaacccacacaggtgagaagccttATCTTTGCAAAGCCTGCGGGAAAAGATTCTGGGAAGCTATGGTATTGATGAGGCATATGAaaatccacacaggtgagaagccgtatacttgcaaaacatgtgggaaagattttaaatttaataatgttttgaaagtccacatgagaacccacacaggtgagaagccgtttaatacttga
- the LOC119486906 gene encoding gastrula zinc finger protein XlCGF57.1-like isoform X1, with product MSAVQKLREFVNERLTAAAEEIFRVYETTIVEYEEEIDRQRRLLDVVWKPEIKLNRLKLPQQHVCKEGEEEEEEEEVLADQQLCIQERNSSLDQEDPEPPQIKEEQEELCTSEEGEQLVLKQETDAFMLTPTNEESDHSEDHTLDLRITKIQSAFEEKPLSYISDHSEDQTLDLSITETQSVVEEKPLSHNSVKSSVVSEPNSDQQLLSHNSHEAESQDQKGGKPGDSGSTRNAESKQQNQHHNSNSHTNNICSPTMSKIHSNTHTGEKTFKCDTCEKAFKNKSQLEAHLIIHTGERPYSCKTCGKDFTRYTTLSAHMRIHTGAKLYTCKTCGKDFKINSHLKVHMRTHTSEKPYTCKTCEKAFTCNSSLSAHMRIHTGEKPYLCKTCGKRFCEATKLTRHMKIHTGEKPYTCKTCGKDFRWLGNLKGHVKIHTGEKPYTCKTCGKAFPRNNSLSAHMRIHTGEKPYTCKTCGKAFTRNNSLSAHMRTHTGEKPYLCKACGKRFWEAIVLTRHMKIHTGEKPYTCKTCGKDFRWLGNLKDHVKIHTGEKPYTCKTCGKAFPRNNSLSAHMRTHTGEKPYTCKTCGKAFTRNNSLSAHMRTHTGEKPYLCKACGKRFWEAMVLMRHMKIHTGEKPYTCKTCGKDFKFNNVLKVHMRTHTGEKPFNT from the exons ATGTCTGCAGTTCAGAAGTTGAGAGAGTTTGTCAACGAGCgactaactgctgctgctgaagagatATTCAGAGTTTATGAAACAACTATCGTCGAGTACGAGGAAGAGATTGATCGTCAGCGCAGACTGCTGGATGTCGTTTGGAAACCTGAAATAAAGTTAAACAGACTAA agctcccacagcaacatgtctgtaaggagggggaggaggaggaggaggaggaggaggttctcgctgaccagcagctctgtaTTCAGGAGAGGAACTCCAGTCTGGACCAAGAGGACCCAGAGCCTCCacagattaaagaggaacaggaggaactctgcaccagtgaggagggagagcagcttgtACTGAAGCAGGAGACTGATGCCTTTATGTTGACTCCTACTAATGAGGAAAGTGACCACAGTGAAGATCATACTCTGGACTTGAGAATCACAAAAATTCAGAGTGCATTTGAGGAAAAGcctttaagctacatttcaGACCACAGTGAAGATCAGACTCTGGACTTGAGCATCACTGAAACTCAGAGTGTGGTGGAGGAAAAGCCTTTAAGCCACAATTCAGTTAAAAGCTCTGTAGTATCAGAACCAAACAGtgaccagcagctcctctctcacAACTCCCATGAAGCTGAGAGCCAAGATCAGAAAGGAGGCAAGCCTGGAGACTCAGGATCAACTAGAAATGCAGAGTCAAAACAACAGAACCAACATCACAACAGCAACAGTCACACTAACAATATATGTAGCCCTACTATGTCAAAGATTCACTCTAATactcacacaggtgagaagaCTTTCAAATGTGACACGTGTGAGAAAGCTTTTAAGAATAAATCACAATTAGAGGCACATCTGATAATACACACAGGTGAGAGGCCATAttcttgcaaaacatgtgggaaagatttCACTCGTTACACTACATTGAGTGCccacatgagaatccacacaggtgCAAAGCTGTAtacatgcaaaacatgtgggaaagatttCAAAATTAACAGTCACTTGAAAGTCCACATGAGAACTCACACAAGTGAGAAGCCATatacttgcaaaacatgtgagaAAGCGTTCACTTGTAACAGTTCATTGAGTGCccacatgagaatccacacaggtgagaagccgtacCTTTGTAAAACCTGCGGGAAAAGATTCTGTGAAGCTACAAAATTGACAAGGCATATGAaaatccacacaggtgagaagccgtatacttgcaaaacatgtgggaaagatttCAGATGGCTCGGTAACTTGAAAGGCCACGTGAaaatccacacaggtgagaagccgtatacttgcaaaacatgtgggaaagctTTCCCTCGTAACAATTCATTGAGTGCccacatgagaatccacacaggtgagaagccgtatacttgcaaaacatgtgggaaagctTTCACTCGTAACAATTCATTGAGTGCCCACATgagaacccacacaggtgagaagccttATCTTTGCAAAGCCTGTGGGAAAAGATTCTGGGAAGCTATAGTATTGACGAGGCATATGAaaatccacacaggtgagaagccgtatacttgcaaaacatgtgggaaagatttCAGATGGCTCGGTAACTTGAAAGACCACGTGAaaatccacacaggtgagaagccgtatacttgcaaaacatgtgggaaagctTTCCCTCGTAACAATTCATTGAGTGCCCACATgagaacccacacaggtgagaagccgtatacttgcaaaacatgtgggaaagctTTCACTCGTAACAATTCATTGAGTGCCCACATgagaacccacacaggtgagaagccttATCTTTGCAAAGCCTGCGGGAAAAGATTCTGGGAAGCTATGGTATTGATGAGGCATATGAaaatccacacaggtgagaagccgtatacttgcaaaacatgtgggaaagattttaaatttaataatgttttgaaagtccacatgagaacccacacaggtgagaagccgtttaatacttga